A single Denticeps clupeoides chromosome 7, fDenClu1.1, whole genome shotgun sequence DNA region contains:
- the dsn1 gene encoding kinetochore-associated protein DSN1 homolog isoform X1: MAELQSEPSAAASNNYDDSLNKSLSERYQQGTKRRLSGGASPEPPQKSPRSSAASEDCQAVSFTAEGTVEVADPDAVPDVLPQKKSWRRSTRGRRSLPPLPSRTQNLCRDICLSLPEDERLEKLMEASMEFAVQEMRKTLHDVPGANLDIFQTSVESLHEEWGSLAQIIKNECQKSNTTSDPAVQKAIKITKNAMSSLQAESSSWESLLNKHRCKSEELEKRVEQARKHGVPLDPKYLAHSTQREFIQNKPDYHSILCRQQKVLQTMELVMDTKCKIVRDLLSFQEQYELLVKEVSTRLASNAGFDDLPDSPVRKLLKGPRSSNTS, encoded by the exons ATGGCGGAACTGCAGTCGGAACCGTCAGCTGCGGCCAG TAACAACTATGATGACTCACTGAATAAG TCCCTGTCCGAAAGGTACCAGCAGGGAACCAAAAGAAGATTGTCTGGAGGCGCAAGCCCCGAGCCACCCCAGAAATCGCCTCGTTCGTCTGCTGCCTCTGAGGACTGCCAGGCGGTGAGTTTCACTGCAGAGGGGACGGTGGAGGTGGCTGATCCAGATGCAGTTCCAGATGTGCTTCCACAAAAGAAGTCTTGGAGAAGGTCAACTCGGGGCAGACGCTCCCTGCCTCCTTTGCCCAGCAGAACACAAA ATTTATGTAGAGATATTTGTCTGTCCTTACCTGAAGACGAGAGGCTTGAGAAACTAATGGAAGCATCTATGGAG TTCGCTGTTCAGGAAATGAGGAAAACACTGCATGATGTACCTGGTGCGAATCTGGACATATTCCAAACCAGCG TTGAATCATTACATGAGGAGTGGGGTAGTCTAGCgcaaatcataaaaaatgaatgtcaGAAATCCAATACCACCAG tGACCCTGCAGTTCAGAAAGCTATTAAGATCACAAAGAATGCTATGAGCAG TTTGCAAGCTGAGAGTTCATCATGGGAGTCTTTGCTTAATAAACACCGTTGTAAGTCAGAAGAATTGGAGAA GCGTGTGGAGCAGGCCCGGAAACATGGTGTGCCATTAGATCCTAAATATCTGGCCCATTCCACGCAGAGGGAGTTCATTCAGAACAAACCAGACTACCACAGTATCCTCTGCAGGCAGCAAAAAGTACTCCAGACCATGGAACTTGTG ATGGACACAAAGTGTAAGATAGTTCGAGACCTGCTCTCTTTTCAGGAACAATACGAGTTGCTGGTGAAAGAGGTCAGCACAAGACTAg CCTCAAATGCAGGATTTGACGATCTTCCTGATTCTCCGGTCCGCAAGCTTCTAAAAGGGCCTCGGTCCTCCAACACATCTTAG
- the dsn1 gene encoding kinetochore-associated protein DSN1 homolog isoform X2 produces the protein MAELQSEPSAAASNNYDDSLNKSLSERYQQGTKRRLSGGASPEPPQKSPRSSAASEDCQAVSFTAEGTVEVADPDAVPDVLPQKKSWRRSTRGRRSLPPLPSRTQNLCRDICLSLPEDERLEKLMEASMEFAVQEMRKTLHDVPGANLDIFQTSVESLHEEWGSLAQIIKNECQKSNTTSDPAVQKAIKITKNAMSSLQAESSSWESLLNKHRCKSEELEKRVEQARKHGVPLDPKYLAHSTQREFIQNKPDYHSILCRQQKVLQTMELVEQYELLVKEVSTRLASNAGFDDLPDSPVRKLLKGPRSSNTS, from the exons ATGGCGGAACTGCAGTCGGAACCGTCAGCTGCGGCCAG TAACAACTATGATGACTCACTGAATAAG TCCCTGTCCGAAAGGTACCAGCAGGGAACCAAAAGAAGATTGTCTGGAGGCGCAAGCCCCGAGCCACCCCAGAAATCGCCTCGTTCGTCTGCTGCCTCTGAGGACTGCCAGGCGGTGAGTTTCACTGCAGAGGGGACGGTGGAGGTGGCTGATCCAGATGCAGTTCCAGATGTGCTTCCACAAAAGAAGTCTTGGAGAAGGTCAACTCGGGGCAGACGCTCCCTGCCTCCTTTGCCCAGCAGAACACAAA ATTTATGTAGAGATATTTGTCTGTCCTTACCTGAAGACGAGAGGCTTGAGAAACTAATGGAAGCATCTATGGAG TTCGCTGTTCAGGAAATGAGGAAAACACTGCATGATGTACCTGGTGCGAATCTGGACATATTCCAAACCAGCG TTGAATCATTACATGAGGAGTGGGGTAGTCTAGCgcaaatcataaaaaatgaatgtcaGAAATCCAATACCACCAG tGACCCTGCAGTTCAGAAAGCTATTAAGATCACAAAGAATGCTATGAGCAG TTTGCAAGCTGAGAGTTCATCATGGGAGTCTTTGCTTAATAAACACCGTTGTAAGTCAGAAGAATTGGAGAA GCGTGTGGAGCAGGCCCGGAAACATGGTGTGCCATTAGATCCTAAATATCTGGCCCATTCCACGCAGAGGGAGTTCATTCAGAACAAACCAGACTACCACAGTATCCTCTGCAGGCAGCAAAAAGTACTCCAGACCATGGAACTTGTG GAACAATACGAGTTGCTGGTGAAAGAGGTCAGCACAAGACTAg CCTCAAATGCAGGATTTGACGATCTTCCTGATTCTCCGGTCCGCAAGCTTCTAAAAGGGCCTCGGTCCTCCAACACATCTTAG